One window from the genome of Sphingomonas lacunae encodes:
- a CDS encoding cell wall hydrolase has protein sequence MSSKIGVHWQALPAVAVATAFLFAVSDKGYSAETDSNAMVVAAAPVTLPTGNEAPMASTIAPDAVETVPARGDDTPIAPGGVVFEETLAEAPAANRLSLSDEDMTCLAKIIHHESANQPEAGQLAVAHVVLNRLASPRFPKTVCAIALQPRQFFNVHAYDPSGDRRWTNSQRIARMAVEGHGDDHAPGALFFHTAGHNSAFFRSRPRVVQIAGHVFYR, from the coding sequence ATGTCTTCCAAAATCGGTGTTCATTGGCAGGCCCTGCCGGCTGTCGCCGTCGCCACCGCCTTTCTGTTTGCCGTGTCTGACAAGGGCTACAGCGCGGAAACTGATAGCAATGCCATGGTGGTCGCTGCGGCGCCGGTGACGCTGCCAACTGGCAACGAAGCGCCAATGGCGTCAACCATCGCGCCCGACGCTGTCGAAACCGTGCCTGCTCGCGGTGATGATACCCCCATTGCCCCGGGTGGCGTTGTTTTTGAAGAAACACTGGCCGAAGCACCGGCTGCCAATCGCTTGTCATTGTCTGATGAGGACATGACCTGTCTCGCCAAGATCATCCACCATGAATCGGCCAACCAGCCTGAGGCCGGCCAGCTTGCTGTGGCGCATGTGGTGCTCAACAGGCTCGCCAGCCCGCGCTTCCCGAAGACGGTTTGCGCCATTGCCCTGCAACCGAGGCAGTTCTTCAATGTCCACGCCTATGACCCGAGTGGCGACCGCCGCTGGACCAATTCGCAGCGCATCGCGCGGATGGCTGTCGAAGGGCACGGTGACGACCATGCGCCGGGAGCCCTCTTCTTCCATACCGCCGGGCACAACTCGGCCTTTTTCCGTTCACGCCCGCGGGTTGTCCAGATCGCCGGCCACGTTTTCTATCGCTGA
- a CDS encoding GDSL-type esterase/lipase family protein codes for MPLLPSLLLAAAAAVPTPAAAADCGQALCNGAALRPVAELLAQSNSRPVHILQIGDSHTAGDMIADGWRTRLNASYGSAGRGVVPGGRPFPGYLTWGINALWSPGWSVNGIFGRVWQPDGPVVGISGYSKTARAAGEHLSLTAEGLEFLFDRFIICGMAGPDAGTLAVNFAGTTQDVNFAAPQSAPLCREFQSQFAVGHVEVTTRDERPVTVTSMATFRAAGGVSLSNLGVPGAQLKHFARTDDALLRAELTAYRPDLIVIAFGTNEGFAADLDLDAYAEGLRSQVRRIRRLAGDSIPIMLLGPPNALTRNASIATAGGSTPIGCETGLMVPGHIAAVRDIQRGIAAELGLAFWDWARAMGSECAMYQWRSEGFVVRDAIHFNRSGGTRLGGLLADDFGSAVRSVLPVSPPQ; via the coding sequence ATGCCCCTGCTGCCCTCCCTTTTATTGGCCGCAGCTGCCGCCGTTCCAACACCGGCCGCCGCTGCAGATTGCGGACAGGCGCTCTGCAATGGTGCTGCACTGCGTCCGGTGGCCGAACTGTTGGCACAGTCAAACTCCCGGCCTGTGCACATTCTGCAAATTGGCGACAGTCATACTGCGGGCGACATGATCGCTGATGGTTGGCGGACACGCCTCAACGCCAGCTATGGCAGCGCCGGACGAGGAGTGGTGCCGGGCGGAAGACCATTTCCTGGTTACCTCACATGGGGCATCAACGCTTTGTGGAGTCCCGGTTGGTCGGTGAACGGCATTTTCGGTCGTGTCTGGCAACCCGACGGCCCGGTGGTGGGCATTTCGGGTTATTCCAAAACCGCGCGGGCTGCTGGAGAGCATCTGTCTTTGACAGCTGAAGGGCTCGAATTCTTGTTCGACCGCTTCATCATATGCGGCATGGCGGGGCCTGATGCGGGGACGTTAGCTGTCAACTTTGCCGGTACAACGCAGGACGTGAATTTTGCGGCACCTCAATCTGCACCGCTTTGCCGGGAGTTCCAGTCCCAGTTCGCGGTGGGCCATGTCGAGGTCACGACCCGGGATGAGCGACCTGTCACGGTAACCTCCATGGCGACATTTCGTGCGGCGGGAGGTGTCAGCCTCTCCAACCTTGGTGTGCCGGGTGCCCAGCTCAAGCATTTTGCCAGGACTGATGATGCCTTGTTGCGTGCCGAGCTGACGGCCTATCGGCCGGACCTTATTGTCATTGCCTTTGGTACCAATGAAGGTTTTGCGGCCGACCTCGATCTGGATGCCTATGCTGAGGGTTTGCGCAGTCAGGTGCGCCGGATCCGCCGCTTGGCGGGTGATTCCATACCTATCATGCTGCTTGGCCCTCCCAACGCTTTGACCCGCAATGCCAGCATTGCCACAGCGGGTGGCTCAACACCCATTGGGTGCGAAACCGGGCTGATGGTGCCGGGCCACATCGCCGCTGTGCGGGATATTCAGCGGGGAATCGCCGCAGAACTTGGCTTGGCTTTCTGGGACTGGGCGCGCGCGATGGGCAGCGAATGCGCTATGTATCAGTGGCGGTCAGAGGGCTTTGTTGTTCGTGACGCCATTCACTTCAATCGGTCGGGTGGCACACGACTTGGCGGACTGTTGGCCGACGATTTTGGGTCCGCAGTTCGTTCCGTCTTGCCAGTTTCGCCGCCACAATAG
- a CDS encoding bifunctional [glutamine synthetase] adenylyltransferase/[glutamine synthetase]-adenylyl-L-tyrosine phosphorylase has product MVDPIVRPPADNGRAARADALDRVLAHAPFLSMLAKQQADLATCFVDAGTPAALARCRRIEDVGTCDGAAMMAMLRYRRADLALVLALADLAGEHDLTQTVHALSDFADEACDAALAAAFAERAPGEAVGGFAVVALGKLGSRELNYSSDIDPILLFDPATLPRRARDEPGEAAVRMARRWMEILSARTGDGHVLRVDLRLRPSPEVTPIILPVEACISYYESQALAWEQAAFIRSRASAGDRALGGYFLQAIQPFIWRRSMDFGQLRRIADITNRIRGHYADGQTFGPGFDLKRGRGGIREVEFFAQVQQLIHGGRNPALRLTDTREALAALADAGHVERQVAAMLSRHLETLRAIEHRLQMVADQQTHELPATAEGLANVAGLHGLPDGDALLTLLRPCVDDVGAQFDTLVGFGVATDKDRWPSDSMLSAERARTAGFADGEAVSRRIEEWRGGGLRVLRSAAAREALEDALPALIAALGKASRPDEALSRFDGLVAGLPSAINFFNLLAARPQLLATLVAVLTLAPALANDLANRAELIEGLIDASVFNEAASRTVLASRMAAAPADDYEQTLDHVRRVVGEHRFALGVQLVEGTCDPLTVSRGYADIADAAVDRLTAATVAEFERQHGQVPGSELLILALGRYGGRALTHASDLDLILLFTGNQMAESDGRRPLNASTYFNRLGQRVVAALSVPTAAGRLYEVDVRLRPQGNQGPLVAAIDAFERYQREDAWTWEHMALTRARPVYGSPEAQAALQRIIDEVLTTPREHGRLIADISKMRRDMARHKPPKGPLDVKLIPGGLVDCEFAIHATQLDHCTGFDPRLNVAVQKLTDAGLCPKEVRPAMDLMGRMLVSLRLMAPDGTLAEDKETQARIAHVCGFVLGEREGSSGDWPALLAAYDEARQTVGGWWDSIRDDEGAGDNAE; this is encoded by the coding sequence ATGGTTGACCCGATTGTCCGCCCGCCGGCTGATAATGGCCGTGCCGCCCGCGCCGACGCGCTGGACCGCGTCCTGGCCCACGCCCCGTTCCTGTCGATGCTGGCTAAACAACAAGCTGATCTGGCCACATGCTTTGTTGACGCCGGAACACCAGCCGCACTTGCTCGATGCAGGCGGATCGAGGATGTCGGCACTTGCGATGGCGCCGCGATGATGGCCATGCTCCGGTACCGCCGCGCTGACCTGGCGCTGGTATTGGCGCTGGCTGACCTCGCGGGTGAGCATGACCTGACCCAGACCGTGCATGCCCTGTCGGACTTTGCCGATGAAGCCTGTGATGCGGCCCTTGCCGCAGCCTTTGCCGAACGGGCACCGGGCGAAGCGGTTGGTGGATTTGCTGTTGTGGCGTTGGGCAAGCTGGGCAGTCGTGAACTCAACTATTCGTCGGACATTGACCCCATCTTGTTGTTCGACCCCGCAACATTGCCACGCCGTGCGCGCGACGAACCGGGCGAGGCGGCGGTAAGGATGGCCCGCCGCTGGATGGAAATATTGTCGGCGCGCACCGGTGACGGGCATGTCCTGCGTGTTGACCTGCGGCTGCGGCCTTCGCCGGAGGTCACACCGATCATCCTGCCGGTCGAGGCCTGCATTTCCTATTATGAATCGCAGGCTTTGGCATGGGAGCAGGCCGCCTTCATCCGGTCCCGCGCGAGCGCAGGTGATCGCGCATTGGGCGGCTATTTCCTGCAGGCTATCCAGCCGTTCATCTGGCGGCGAAGCATGGACTTTGGCCAGTTGCGTCGCATTGCCGACATCACCAACCGCATTCGCGGCCATTATGCCGATGGACAGACATTCGGTCCCGGTTTCGACCTGAAGCGCGGGCGGGGCGGCATCCGTGAGGTCGAGTTTTTCGCGCAGGTCCAGCAACTGATCCATGGCGGGCGCAACCCCGCCCTGCGGTTGACCGACACGCGTGAGGCGCTGGCTGCCCTGGCCGATGCCGGTCATGTCGAGCGGCAGGTTGCGGCGATGCTGAGCCGTCATCTCGAAACCCTGCGGGCGATCGAGCATCGGTTGCAGATGGTCGCGGACCAGCAAACCCATGAACTGCCTGCCACCGCTGAGGGGCTGGCCAATGTCGCCGGGTTGCACGGTTTGCCGGATGGTGACGCCTTGTTGACGCTGTTGCGCCCCTGCGTCGATGATGTCGGTGCGCAATTTGACACGCTGGTCGGTTTTGGTGTGGCAACCGACAAGGACCGGTGGCCGAGCGACAGCATGCTGTCTGCCGAGAGGGCGCGGACGGCGGGTTTTGCGGATGGGGAGGCTGTTTCCCGGCGCATCGAGGAATGGCGTGGCGGCGGATTGCGCGTGTTGCGCAGTGCGGCGGCACGCGAGGCGTTGGAAGACGCCCTGCCAGCGCTGATCGCCGCGCTCGGGAAGGCAAGCCGTCCCGACGAGGCGCTCTCCCGATTTGACGGATTGGTGGCCGGATTGCCGAGTGCGATCAATTTCTTCAACCTGCTGGCAGCGCGGCCCCAGTTGTTGGCGACGCTTGTCGCCGTGCTGACCCTGGCGCCCGCGCTTGCCAACGACCTCGCCAACCGGGCCGAACTGATCGAGGGCCTGATCGACGCCAGCGTGTTCAACGAGGCCGCGTCGCGGACGGTGCTGGCATCCCGGATGGCGGCGGCACCGGCCGATGATTATGAACAGACGCTCGATCATGTGCGCCGGGTGGTGGGCGAACACCGCTTTGCCCTGGGCGTGCAACTGGTCGAAGGAACCTGTGACCCGCTGACCGTGTCGCGCGGCTACGCGGACATTGCGGATGCTGCCGTCGACAGGTTGACCGCAGCGACAGTCGCCGAGTTTGAACGGCAGCATGGCCAGGTGCCTGGCAGTGAATTGTTGATCCTGGCCCTGGGCCGCTATGGCGGACGCGCGCTCACCCATGCGTCCGATCTTGACCTCATCCTGTTGTTCACCGGCAATCAGATGGCGGAATCGGATGGCCGGCGACCGCTCAATGCATCCACCTATTTCAACCGACTGGGACAGAGGGTCGTTGCGGCCCTGTCGGTGCCGACGGCGGCCGGACGATTGTATGAAGTGGATGTCCGATTGCGGCCGCAGGGCAATCAGGGCCCGCTGGTTGCCGCGATTGACGCCTTTGAACGTTATCAGCGCGAAGATGCCTGGACATGGGAGCATATGGCACTGACCCGTGCCCGCCCGGTCTATGGCTCACCCGAGGCACAGGCTGCCCTGCAGCGGATTATTGACGAGGTGCTGACGACGCCACGGGAGCACGGGCGGTTGATTGCCGACATCTCCAAGATGCGTCGCGACATGGCCCGGCACAAGCCGCCCAAGGGGCCACTTGACGTAAAGCTTATCCCCGGCGGTCTGGTCGATTGCGAGTTTGCCATCCATGCGACACAGCTTGACCACTGCACCGGCTTTGACCCGCGGCTCAACGTCGCGGTTCAGAAGCTGACCGATGCGGGCCTTTGTCCGAAAGAGGTGCGGCCGGCGATGGACCTGATGGGCCGGATGCTGGTCAGCCTGCGGCTGATGGCACCCGATGGCACCTTGGCCGAGGATAAGGAAACCCAGGCGCGGATTGCCCACGTCTGCGGCTTTGTTCTTGGCGAACGTGAAGGCAGCTCCGGCGACTGGCCTGCCCTGCTTGCTGCCTATGACGAAGCGCGGCAGACGGTCGGCGGGTGGTGGGATTCGATTCGCGACGATGAAGGAGCAGGCGACAATGCTGAATGA
- a CDS encoding SGNH/GDSL hydrolase family protein, which translates to MAGRIIDLNMLGESVGIGKLLDRTAVLFIGIAVGASIGQAFASNNSEATLPDALPVAAANAAPATAVRTCPTQMGLSPRLIAAIREDREIHIGVFGDSFGDGLWAGLYNELRPQKLFTVHRFAKQATGFTRYRSINLLEDAREKLAGQPVDLAVVSFGANDTQDIYEDGKLMAYMGDDWRQHIGTKVRDYIAELRQGGASVVWVGLPRMREAKFDAQVQQMNGFYADLMCDLNIPFIDTLPKSVDGQGAYTEYLPRSDGREPIKARADDGIHMSMTGYRLLISDLTDSIRDLAPRTTPSTTPSR; encoded by the coding sequence GTGGCTGGTCGAATCATCGACCTGAATATGTTGGGGGAAAGTGTGGGAATCGGCAAATTGCTAGACCGGACAGCGGTTCTGTTCATCGGCATCGCCGTAGGCGCCTCCATCGGACAGGCCTTTGCCTCGAACAACAGTGAAGCCACTCTGCCTGATGCTCTACCCGTTGCTGCAGCAAATGCCGCACCGGCCACCGCCGTCCGCACCTGCCCGACGCAAATGGGTCTTTCGCCGCGATTGATCGCCGCGATCCGCGAAGACCGGGAAATCCACATCGGCGTGTTCGGTGACAGTTTTGGTGATGGACTGTGGGCCGGTCTCTACAATGAACTGCGGCCACAAAAACTGTTCACCGTTCATCGCTTCGCCAAACAGGCCACAGGTTTCACGCGCTACCGGTCGATCAACCTGCTCGAGGATGCAAGGGAAAAGCTCGCTGGCCAGCCCGTTGACCTTGCCGTGGTGTCCTTTGGCGCGAATGACACGCAGGACATCTACGAAGACGGCAAACTGATGGCCTATATGGGCGACGATTGGCGTCAGCACATCGGCACCAAGGTGCGGGACTATATAGCTGAACTTCGCCAGGGCGGTGCATCGGTTGTCTGGGTGGGGCTGCCGCGCATGCGAGAGGCCAAATTCGATGCACAGGTTCAGCAGATGAATGGCTTTTATGCTGACCTCATGTGCGACCTCAATATCCCGTTCATCGACACGCTTCCAAAGTCAGTCGATGGACAGGGAGCCTATACTGAATATCTGCCCCGGTCCGATGGACGTGAACCCATAAAGGCACGGGCGGACGATGGGATTCACATGAGTATGACTGGCTACCGGTTGTTGATCAGCGATTTGACAGATAGCATCAGGGACCTTGCGCCGAGAACCACGCCATCCACAACACCGTCGCGTTGA
- a CDS encoding sigma-70 family RNA polymerase sigma factor translates to MQPLSDEAFRSELAAVIPHLRAFGRSLSGSRDLADDLVQETLLKAWSARQRFQAGTNMRAWTFIILRNVFLSQMRRNRFRGEWDDIAAERVLAAPAEQDKQVELADLHRAMQMLPPAQREALILIGAGGFAYEEAAAICGVAVGTIKSRVARARSALDKIINEGTLMRRSADDLGGSETMRELLQQVDQISGE, encoded by the coding sequence ATGCAACCACTCAGCGATGAGGCGTTTCGTAGCGAACTGGCCGCGGTTATCCCGCACCTGCGCGCCTTTGGCCGATCCTTGTCGGGGTCACGCGATCTGGCCGATGACCTGGTTCAGGAAACATTGCTCAAGGCGTGGAGTGCCCGGCAGCGCTTCCAGGCAGGTACCAACATGCGTGCCTGGACGTTCATCATCCTGCGTAACGTCTTTTTGTCGCAGATGCGGCGCAATCGCTTTCGTGGGGAATGGGACGATATTGCGGCAGAGCGGGTGTTGGCCGCTCCCGCCGAGCAGGACAAGCAGGTTGAACTGGCGGATTTGCACAGGGCCATGCAGATGCTGCCGCCAGCGCAACGCGAAGCGCTGATCCTGATCGGCGCTGGCGGCTTTGCCTATGAGGAGGCGGCCGCCATTTGCGGGGTTGCGGTCGGGACGATCAAAAGCCGGGTTGCCCGGGCACGCAGTGCGCTGGACAAGATCATCAATGAAGGGACCCTGATGCGCCGCAGCGCTGATGATCTTGGTGGAAGTGAAACCATGCGCGAGTTGTTGCAACAGGTTGACCAGATTTCCGGGGAATGA
- a CDS encoding response regulator, with protein MSLGQKLAPHLSLLRRYARALTGSQASGDAYVRATLQLIIETPDSFPAGDVRMGLYRIFQQIWSASHDREPAGDAYGAELSDAAEVARARLAAVTPLSRQALLLSALEGFSNADIASLIDVDVREVDQLLADALVEIDRQTRSRVLIIEDEPIIAMDIESITRDMGHDVAGIAVTRNEAVALAQSKRPGLVLADIQLADDSSGIDAVADILADMEVPVIFITAFPERLLTGQRTEPTFLITKPFQEHTLKAAIAQALFFDRATVPAA; from the coding sequence ATGTCCCTAGGCCAGAAGCTCGCCCCCCATCTGTCCTTGTTGCGGCGCTATGCGCGCGCGCTTACGGGATCGCAGGCGAGCGGCGATGCCTATGTGCGTGCGACGCTCCAGTTGATCATAGAAACGCCCGACAGTTTCCCCGCCGGTGATGTCCGCATGGGGTTGTATCGGATATTCCAGCAGATCTGGTCTGCGTCACACGATCGTGAACCAGCCGGTGACGCTTATGGTGCGGAGTTGAGCGATGCGGCCGAAGTGGCCCGTGCCCGTTTGGCGGCCGTGACGCCGCTGTCGCGTCAGGCCCTGCTTCTCAGTGCGCTTGAGGGATTTTCCAATGCCGACATCGCCAGTCTGATCGATGTTGATGTGCGCGAGGTCGACCAACTGTTGGCCGATGCACTGGTCGAGATTGACCGGCAGACCCGTTCGCGCGTGCTGATTATCGAGGATGAACCAATCATCGCGATGGATATCGAGTCCATCACCCGCGACATGGGCCATGACGTGGCCGGCATAGCCGTGACCCGCAACGAGGCGGTTGCCTTGGCGCAAAGCAAAAGGCCGGGTCTGGTGCTGGCGGACATTCAACTGGCTGATGACAGCTCGGGCATCGATGCGGTTGCGGACATATTGGCCGACATGGAAGTGCCGGTAATCTTTATCACTGCCTTTCCAGAACGGCTGTTGACTGGCCAGCGAACCGAGCCGACATTCCTGATCACCAAGCCATTTCAGGAACATACGCTGAAGGCAGCTATCGCCCAGGCACTGTTTTTTGACAGGGCAACCGTTCCGGCGGCTTGA
- the tgt gene encoding tRNA guanosine(34) transglycosylase Tgt, which yields MPQRFAFSVHATDGRARTGTISMLRGDIRTPAFMPVGTAATVKAMRPAEVRATGADIILGNTYHLMLRPSAERVARLGGLHRFMGWNRPILTDSGGYQVMSLSALTKQSEDGVRFASHIDGSRHMLTPERSMEIQRLLGSDIVMAFDECPPNGVDAERALASMRRSMRWAKRSRDGFDAGGEHAERSALFGIQQGSLDETLRRESAEALIDIGFDGYAIGGLAVGEGQEAMFGVLDYAPGQLPADKPRYLMGVGKPDDLVGAVERGVDMFDCVLPTRSGRNGQAFTWSGPINIRNAKFAEDLAPLDPRCTCPVCAGSEESPAASRAYLHHLVKAGEMLGAMLMTQHNLHFYQALMAAMRSAISEGRFTAFASQFRADYYRQG from the coding sequence ATGCCCCAGCGTTTTGCCTTTTCTGTCCATGCCACCGACGGCCGCGCCCGGACCGGTACGATTTCAATGCTGCGCGGAGATATCCGAACGCCGGCGTTCATGCCGGTGGGAACAGCGGCGACGGTCAAAGCCATGCGCCCGGCAGAGGTGCGGGCGACCGGTGCGGACATCATCCTGGGCAATACCTATCACCTGATGCTGCGACCGTCGGCAGAGCGGGTGGCGCGGTTGGGCGGATTGCATCGCTTCATGGGATGGAACCGGCCAATCCTGACCGACAGCGGTGGCTATCAGGTGATGAGCCTTTCCGCGCTGACCAAGCAAAGCGAGGACGGCGTGCGCTTTGCGTCCCATATAGATGGATCCCGGCACATGTTGACGCCGGAGCGGTCGATGGAGATTCAGCGACTGCTGGGGTCAGACATTGTCATGGCATTTGACGAATGCCCTCCCAATGGCGTCGATGCCGAACGGGCGCTGGCGTCGATGCGGCGATCCATGCGCTGGGCCAAACGCTCCCGTGACGGATTTGATGCTGGCGGCGAGCATGCTGAGCGGTCGGCGCTGTTCGGCATCCAGCAGGGCAGCCTGGATGAGACATTGCGGCGTGAGTCAGCCGAGGCGCTGATCGACATCGGTTTTGACGGTTATGCCATCGGCGGTCTGGCGGTGGGTGAGGGGCAGGAAGCGATGTTTGGCGTCCTCGACTATGCGCCGGGCCAGCTGCCTGCGGACAAGCCGCGCTATCTGATGGGCGTGGGCAAACCCGATGATCTGGTCGGAGCGGTTGAGCGGGGGGTCGACATGTTCGATTGTGTGCTGCCGACCCGTTCGGGCCGCAACGGACAGGCCTTCACCTGGAGCGGACCGATCAATATCCGCAATGCCAAGTTCGCCGAAGATCTCGCCCCGCTCGATCCGCGCTGCACCTGTCCGGTGTGTGCTGGCAGCGAAGAGTCGCCAGCGGCAAGTCGGGCCTATCTGCACCATCTGGTCAAGGCCGGCGAAATGCTGGGCGCGATGTTGATGACCCAGCACAATCTGCATTTCTATCAGGCGTTGATGGCGGCGATGCGCAGTGCGATCAGTGAGGGGCGGTTTACCGCCTTTGCCAGTCAGTTCCGCGCTGATTATTACCGCCAAGGCTGA
- a CDS encoding NepR family anti-sigma factor, translated as MPPTIGTESQVVSTVGSDEVVKQSSRPGTTPARVVATVRHKGGAASGNGPTIDHIGTSLRRAYESTLEEDVPESILDLLRQLD; from the coding sequence GTGCCGCCCACAATCGGGACGGAGTCGCAGGTCGTTTCCACTGTCGGATCGGACGAAGTGGTGAAGCAATCATCCCGCCCCGGAACGACCCCGGCACGGGTTGTGGCGACTGTCCGGCACAAGGGCGGTGCCGCCTCCGGCAACGGCCCGACCATCGATCATATCGGCACCTCTCTGCGTCGCGCTTATGAATCGACGCTTGAGGAAGATGTGCCGGAATCGATCCTGGACCTGTTGCGCCAGCTGGATTGA
- a CDS encoding MBOAT family O-acyltransferase, which produces MLFPTLTFHIFFVVTFALIWLCRDNEWRKILLLVGSWIFYGAWDWRFVALLIASGLLNWAVAELILAAKQRARNGEGWPGAARFWLVTGVVANLTILGFFKYYGFFLEQLIALLHSAGWERDVPIMQVILPVGVSFFTFQGMSYQIDIYRDKTERASLLDITLLMSFFPHLVAGPIVRASHLVPQFRAIPKLTVSMAAAGLTLILWGLFKKTVIASELATNFVDPVFFDPSAHGSLDLLLGAYGYAVQIYCDFSAYSDMAVGLAALLGYRFPWNFNQPYRAATLQDFWRRWHISLSQWLRDYLYISLGGSRHGTARLYFALSMTMLLGGLWHGASWNFVIWGAIHGGVLVAERVWWSVRRDGWPKAPHWLSIFFTFHVVTLAWIFFRSAEFGDAMAYLEGMAALRGGAVTATPLMVLLMLIGLSFHFFPRDGVQRAAVWLRAVPAWRAAIICVAALVLLEAMRPDGVAPFIYYQF; this is translated from the coding sequence ATGCTGTTTCCGACACTGACATTCCACATCTTCTTTGTGGTGACATTTGCCCTTATCTGGCTGTGTCGCGACAATGAATGGCGGAAAATCCTCCTTCTGGTTGGCTCCTGGATATTCTACGGCGCGTGGGATTGGCGCTTTGTCGCACTGCTCATCGCATCTGGCCTGCTCAACTGGGCAGTCGCCGAGTTGATCTTGGCCGCCAAGCAACGTGCCAGGAATGGTGAGGGCTGGCCAGGTGCAGCGAGGTTCTGGTTGGTCACGGGCGTGGTAGCCAACCTGACCATTCTCGGCTTTTTCAAATATTATGGCTTCTTTCTGGAACAGCTGATTGCTCTGCTCCACAGCGCCGGCTGGGAGCGCGATGTGCCGATCATGCAAGTGATTTTGCCAGTAGGCGTATCTTTCTTCACCTTTCAGGGCATGAGCTATCAGATCGATATTTATCGGGACAAAACCGAGCGTGCCTCGTTGCTCGACATCACCCTCCTGATGAGCTTTTTTCCGCATCTGGTCGCAGGCCCGATTGTTCGCGCCAGCCATCTCGTTCCCCAGTTCCGCGCCATTCCAAAACTGACTGTGTCGATGGCTGCCGCTGGCCTCACCCTAATCCTTTGGGGGTTGTTCAAGAAGACAGTGATCGCTTCCGAATTGGCAACCAATTTTGTCGATCCGGTGTTCTTTGATCCATCAGCCCATGGCAGTCTTGACCTGTTGCTTGGCGCCTACGGCTATGCGGTCCAGATCTATTGCGACTTTTCGGCCTATTCAGACATGGCGGTCGGGCTGGCAGCCTTGCTGGGTTATCGCTTCCCATGGAACTTCAATCAGCCTTATCGTGCCGCTACGCTTCAGGACTTTTGGAGGCGTTGGCACATCAGCCTTTCGCAATGGCTGCGGGATTATCTGTACATCAGCCTGGGTGGCTCGCGGCATGGAACAGCGCGGCTCTACTTTGCCCTGTCGATGACCATGTTGCTCGGTGGCCTCTGGCATGGTGCAAGTTGGAACTTTGTGATCTGGGGCGCGATCCATGGTGGTGTGCTGGTGGCAGAGCGCGTGTGGTGGAGCGTGCGCAGGGATGGTTGGCCCAAGGCGCCACATTGGCTGAGCATCTTCTTCACTTTTCATGTCGTCACACTGGCCTGGATATTCTTCCGCTCTGCCGAATTTGGCGATGCCATGGCGTATCTGGAAGGCATGGCGGCCTTGCGCGGAGGTGCGGTGACAGCGACGCCGTTGATGGTGCTTTTGATGCTCATTGGCTTGTCCTTCCACTTTTTCCCGCGTGATGGTGTGCAGCGGGCGGCGGTGTGGCTGCGGGCCGTGCCGGCTTGGCGGGCGGCCATCATTTGTGTGGCGGCACTGGTGTTGCTTGAAGCGATGCGGCCTGACGGGGTGGCACCGTTTATCTATTATCAGTTCTGA